The window GTGTTTTTAATTTTTTATTAAGCACTAAATCTTTTGGCTCAACCTGATCTTTCAACATCACCAGACAGGACAGGTATTCGTCTTCCTTTACGGCTTTAAACTTCTCTTTCAGATCCGGGCTTACCTCACCAGAGAAAGAGTAAGAAAAATCTAAGATGATTAAAGTTATTAGGATTGAATTTGCTTTAAGAAGTTTCATTTTCTCCCCTCAAGTTTATGATTCTACTCAATTTAAAGCAAATCCTCTGCCTCTGGGATAAAAATGTGCAACAGTTGATCCCTGGTTTTATCAATTAGAAACCTTTTCATAAGCTCTGAGGTTATAATAAGATAAAATGATTGTCAAGCAGAATTTTTTAGGAAGCCCTTTTGCAAATTGCGAAATTTTCAAACAGGAGAGTTCTCTTATGCAAACGGCAATAAAAAAAATGCATCCACTTGCATAGGTAAAAAATGTTAGATTACAGATTTTATGAGTGTAGGGGCACAGCATGCTGTGCCCCTACCTGAAAAGATAACGCAACTATTTATTCCCTTAGAAACATGCCAAGTCTCCTTTTTATTATAAGGAGAGGGCAAGGGTGAGGCTCACTCAGAATAAAAAAAGGGAGGGGACACGCCCTCCCCTACGAAAAAAATAGACTTAATTAAAACCTTCGATTTCTCTTATTTTTTGTTTTATAGCTTTCTTTTAGTTTCTTCAGCTCATCCCGGTAAAAAGCCGCTTTTTCAAAATCCAGGTTTTTGGAAGCGCTCCGCATCGCTTTTTCCAGATGCTCGATTTTGTCCTCTAAGGTCAAAAAGTCCAGATAATCCATCTTCTCCTCTTTGACTGTGGACTCGGTCCTGGAATCCGCAAATGCGGTGGTTTTCAGAATCTCCTCTCTGGTCTTATAGATCGTCTGTGGAGTGATCCCGTGAGCTTGGTTATATTCCTCCTGGATTTTCCTTCTCCGGTTGGTCTCGCTGATCGCCTTTCTCATCGAGTCTGTAACTGCATCAGCATACATAATCACCTCCCCGGCCTTATTCCTTGCCGCCCTGCCTGCAGTCTGGATGAGGGATGTTTCCGAGCGCAGGAAACCTTCCTTGTCTGCATCTAAGATAGCAACCAGTGACACCTCTGGCAGGTCCAGACCCTCTCTTAAAAGGTTTATCCCGACGAGCACATCGAATTCTGCCAAGCGTAAACCCCTCAAGATATCTACCCTTTCTATTGCATCTATTTCAGAGTGGAGGTATCTGACTTTTATC is drawn from Candidatus Zixiibacteriota bacterium and contains these coding sequences:
- a CDS encoding UvrB/UvrC motif-containing protein, which codes for QRLESRTKFDLEMMREIGYCPGIENYSRHLSGRKPGQRPYCLLDFFPEDYLMIIDESHQTVPQIRGMYAGDRSRKEILVEYGFRLPSALDNRPLFFKEFESMIHQVVFVSATPAEFELERSKGMVLEQLIRPTGLIDPKITVKPLKNQVDDLMEEIKSRVERKERVLVTTLTKRMAEDLADYLSQLGIKVRYLHSEIDAIERVDILRGLRLAEFDVLVGINLLREGLDLPEVSLVAILDADKEGFLRSETSLIQTAGRAARNKAGEVIMYADAVTDSMRKAISETNRRRKIQEEYNQAHGITPQTIYKTREEILKTTAFADSRTESTVKEEKMDYLDFLTLEDKIEHLEKAMRSASKNLDFEKAAFYRDELKKLKESYKTKNKRNRRF